In the Ranitomeya imitator isolate aRanImi1 chromosome 2, aRanImi1.pri, whole genome shotgun sequence genome, gacgtgctttgcaggagtttcaggcggataaacctgatcgttgtccgcctgaaagactgtttgttccggataattggaccagtagtcatctccgaggtccattcttctgcgttggcaggtcatcctggaatatttggtactagagacttggtagccaggtctttttggtggccttccttgtcgagggatgtgcgttcttttgtgcagtcttgtgaagtttgcgctcgggctaagccttgctgttctcgggccagtggattgttgtcacctttgcctatcccgaagaggccttggacgcacatttccatggactttatttcggatctccctgtctctcaaaaaatgtccgccatctgggttgtgtgtgaccgcttttctaagatggttcatctggtacccttgcctaagttaccttcctcctctgacttggtccctctgttttttcagaacatggttcgtttgcatgggattccggagaacattgtttctgacaggggatcccagtttgtgtctagattttggcggacgttctgtgctaagatgggcattgatttgtccttttcgtctgcattccatcctcagacgaatagccagacggaacgaactaatcagaccttggaaacttatttaaggtgttttgtttctgctgatcaagatgactgggttacctttttgccgcttgccgaatttgcccttaataatcgggctagttctgctaccttggtttctcctttcttttgtaattcggggtttcatcctcgtttttcctctggtcaggtggagccttctgattgtcctggagtggacatggtggtggataggttgcatcagatttggagtgatgtggtggacaatttgaagttgtcccaggagagggctcagcagtttgctaatcgccgtcgccgcgtgggtcctcgacttcgtgttggggacttggtgtggttgtcttctcgttttgttcctatgaaggtctcttctcctaagttcaagcctcggttcatcggtccctatcggatcttggaaattcttaaccctgtgtcgtttcgtttggatctcccggcatcgtttgctattcataatgtgttccatcggtcgttgttgcggaggtatgtggtacctgttgttccttcgcttgagcctcctgctccggtgctggtggagggagaattggagtatgttgtggagaagatcttggattctcgtgtttccagacggaaacttcagtatttggtcaagtggaagggttatggtcaggaggataattcttgggtggttgcctctgatgttcatgctgctgatttggtccatgcatttcatagggctcatcctggtcgccctggtggttctcgtgagggttcggtgacccctcctcaaggggggagtactgttgtggattgtttttgggctccctctggtggttacagatggtactgggtgacttgtgttctctgcggtctctggtgtccacctgttctatcaggatatgggagtttcctatttaacctggctttcttgtcatttcctcgccggcgatcaatgtaatcagtgtgtcttgttacctctgctttccgcttctgtaatcatcaggacaagctaagtttttgattttcctgttccacgttttgctttatttttgttttagtccagcttgcagttatgtgattccttgttgctggttgctctagtgggctgatattactccccatgttccatgagttggcacatgagttcaagtaatttcaggatggttttttgtagggtttttcgctgaccgcacagttcacttttgtatcctctatctagttttagcgggcctcattttgctgaatctgttttcattactacgtatgtgctttcctctcatttcaccgtcattacatgtggggggctgctatttctgtggggtgtttctctggaggcaagagaggtctttgtttcttctaataggggaagctagtccttcggctggcgcgagacgtctagaatcatcgtaggcacgttccccggctactgctagtgttgtgaattaggttcaggatcgcggtcagctcagtttccatcaccctagagcttgttctgtttttttgtgcttgtccttttgtgatcccctgccattgggatcatgacagtggagccgcctattcatttctctaatgagcggtcccacgtgaccgctgaagaggggaagaagctgcagcacagaagaccgtgggacggcagggacagcgcgaggatcgctgggactaggtaagtatgcctcagcgccctctccccctcacccgccgaccccaccgctaccgtgactcgagtataagccgagaggggcactttcagcccaaaaatttgggctgaaaatctcggcttattctcgagtatatatggtacctgtttttacatttttatttctccAGATGGTTCTTTTTATTGTTTATTCGTAGATTCGTTACATGCATGGTCTGTTTATTTGTATTGTATTTAATCATGGTTTGTGATGTTTTTACTTTATCAACTTTGACTTTAAAAAAATGTGATAGCATATAAGAACGTGCAGATCTGACAATCCACTTGtaaggttttgtcctgaggaagaagtcctgAATAACCTTGAAACACGTTGACTATTAACctatttgaaaaaaaaactttGAAGAATACCGTATGCAGCGGTGCCGTGAGAGCATTGGAGCTGATAACTccaagtgatacactgcgggagtgatTACCTCCAGTCAGTGTATCGCAGGAGGCCAGGTAGAGCCTCTCtctcgatgtgactgttctacgcgTGAGATAATCATGGACTACGTTGGACagggagtattatatgttggtttattttatttttttgcaggagacaAGGGCGTCGGGGATTAagtgttcagtaagtatggtaaattaagattcaataaaggagtctgtggcattatttcaaataaaggactttattctggccgtgttcTTACCTTgtaactatagggttagtaatggagaggtgtcttatagacacctctccattactaacttgtggacttgatgtcacctgacattacaaaggtgacatcaaccccacaaatataaacccaacttgccaccgctacagggcaagtgggaacaatgaggctaagtgccagaattggcgcatctataagatgcgccatttctgggacagctgaaagctgatgtttttagccttggggatgccaatattcatggcccgctcccaggctattaatatcagcccgcagctgtctgcctagcctgtgctggttcgattttataggggcaacccatgtcaatttttttctggggttcccctttaAACTAGCCAGTAATGGCTAAGCAAACaactgtgagttgatattaatagcctgggaacctttatggctattggctccttaccagaatattaacatctgccctcagccatctgctttctctctgctggttattaaaattatgcgggagcccacacaattttatttttaattttttgaaaaataaacatatattgcatttcacgcagatttctgacagttgttTAAgggtacagcatatgtaggttaattatgtgggGGTATGTTCCcagtcagtaaactctgcggattggacgatgcgtacatccgcagcgtccaacctgcagcagccagatgttacagcatagtggatgggatttcaagaaatcccatctccacaatGCGTGAACGTATGCCTCCAGCTTCCCTGCAGAGGCGGACATGCagtgcgtctctccagaccgcagcatgtctatttatcttgcggaaacgCTCAGtccccgcaagataaatatcaccagtccaatgtattgaatgcggtgattctgcacggttcaatgaacacatgcggaatcacctgcattcaaaaggTGGAAtccctttggacggagcggacatgtgctgcgtccatagcgctgccgattactgaccgtgggaatatacccttaatgctcctacataggctggtgtgtgtgcgtgtttaatattaatgatggtatctggctgaagaggttgaacaagtaaattacatcacaattattatttttttataatatatctttatttagctctatggatttataaaaatgcaagaaaatccgcatgaaaatctgCAACAACTCCACATAAAAATCATGCGGATTTTCAACtgggttttctgccaagagaggcagaaacCGTGCAGTTTTACACAAGCAAATCCGCAATGTGCACACGTAGCCTAATAAGTTTTGTAGCAACTGTGAGAATCTAGAGAATCTATCCTGTTCACATAGAACAATAACAATATTGCTGAAGAACGATTTCAACAACTAGTACggtatatacacgagtataagccaagcttttcagcccacttttttaggctgaaagtaaccctctcggcttataatcgagtcatacccaggggtcggcagaggagggggagcggaggtgtgtaataatactcacctgctcctggcgtggtccctgcacgtccctggttccccggcgccagcagcttcttcctgtagtgagcggtcacatggtaccgctcattacagtaatgaatatggactcgactccactcccataggggtggagccacatattcattaatgtaatgagcagtaccatgtgacagctcactacaggaaggagctgccggcgctggggaacagacgtgcaggaacCGCTgctgcgtcttccgcgtcctctgaagtgacactcaggtcagagcgcACGATGACTtgattagtgtgcgccgccctttgcctgaatgtcagtgcagaggacggggaagacacagcagtggtgaaacggggagcaggtgaatatagcaagtgccgggggcctgaaagGTAAGTATGCTTACATACTTGCAGTGCAATCTcaccttgcgcacgtgcagtatgctttgcccaactgcgggcaaagccgaaaagcattaatgcgcatgtgccggcgcactatgtcccagaacacagcgaaatacttccgggacatagtgtgccggcacatgagcactaatgcttttcggctttgcccgcagttgagcaatactgcgcgtgcgcaaggcgagattgcactgcgcacgcgtgtactacggcggaaacctaatcaaattcaagacaatattgcggtcagcaggaaaggaaggggtgcatgaaagaacagaaaacaccgtccatctgaccattaacagagcccgccaaatgcaagtgacagagtccctttaagttttcccagttttttgtggcaaaattaggggggtcggcatatactcgggtcggcttatactcgagtatatacggtaaattacaTGTAGCTACAAACAGCTGCAGTTTTGAAAGCCAGAGGGGTCCGGCGCACGTTCCTCTTGTGTggctatacactgtgttccaaattattatgcaaattggatttaagtttcattaagatttaattgttttgtttttcaaataaactcatggatggtattgtgtctcagggctcaatggatcactgaaatcaatcttaaacacatgggataattagttttccaggtgactctaattaaaggaaaactgcttaaaaatggtgttccacattattaagcaggcctcagttttcaagtaacatgggaaagaaaaaggatctctctgcggctgaaaagcgttaaatagtgcaatgccttggtcaagggataaaaacattagatatttcccaaaaacttaagcgtgatcatcgttctgttaagagatttgtggctgaatctgagcacagatgtgttcgtgcagataaaggcataatgaggaaggtttctgccaggcaagtttatcggattaagagagcagctgctaaaaacccattacaaaccagcaaccagttatttgaagctgctgctgCCTCTGTAGTCCCTCGAACCTCATGGTGTAGGATCATTCAAAGGCTTGTATTGGTTCATaatcctactattcggccacccctaaacagtgttcacaagcagaaacggttgcagtgggcccagacttaCATGAAGACAAATTTTCAAACAgtgttgtttactgatgagtgtcaatcaaccctgaatggtccagatggatagagtagtggatggttggtggatggccacaatgtcccaacaaagctgcgacgtcagcaaggaggtggaaaagtcatgttttgggccggaatcatggggaaaaagctggtagggccctttaaagttcctgaaggtgtgaaaatgacctctgcaaagtatatggagtttctgactgacaactttcttccatggtaaaaaaaaaagcagaaacttgccttcaggagcaaaatcatcttcatgcatgacaatgcaccatctcatgctgcaaagaatacctgcagtcattggctgctatgggcataaaaggagataaactcatggcgtggccaccatcttcccctgacttcaaccctatagagaacctttggagtatcatcaagcaaaagatctatgagggtgcgaggcagttcacatcaaaacagcagctctgggaggctattttgacttcatgcaaagaaacacaagcagaaactTTCAAAAActtacaagttcaatggatgcaagaattgtgaaggtgatatcaaagaaggggtcctatgttaacatgtagcttggcctgttaggatgttttggagttaaatagcttttttgttcagcgaatgtgacctcctaatgctgcaatttCCACaagtgagcattttcagttctttaaaacatatcaactgtttagaaattctactgtgcctaataatttggaaaagTGCCTTTTGagcttttattcattttggagattatactattattattgggaggtttcttcaataaaatttgatgtataatctaacgggtgatgacttttattagactgactgtcatttgcactgaccatttaggaaaatccgagaaaaatgtcatttgcataataattcggAACATGGTGTATTAGGTATTAATTGGTGTTCAGTGACAAATGTTTATTGGTAATTACATACATTTCTTAAATTTAGTGAGCTATATGCTCTGCTCTCCATCTTTCTTGTATAAGTTGTGACTTTACTCTGGCTGTAActgctaattttttatttttttatcatttggGAGTTTAAAAATATCTAATTCCCTGTGTGCTTTCTCTGATGTTTAAGATGATGACACTTGTAGGTAAAATGTTTTACATTGTGaacccaaaaatattttttctttgtgagcttttTGATGACTAACCAGAGATGAATTATGGACAAACATTTTCGACACTCAGTACATGAAAATGTCTTTTCTCCTAGTCTCTGTCCATGATGTCTAACCAAAGCTTATTACTTgtaaaaatattttccacattataAACATTAAATGCCTTTTCCCTAAAGAGAATTTGTGGACATTTCCTACATAGTGAACCTTAATATTGCTTCTCTCATATGTGAGTTATTAAGTTTTAGTCCCTGGATAAAACATTTTCCtcatacattctgaacatgaaaattgcTTCTACCTTGTGTGATTTTTCTGATGCTGAGCAAGATTATATTTCGTAgaataacttttcccacattctgaacatgaatatggcttctcccctgtgtgaattctatgatGTGCAAGAAGATTTGATTTCACtagaaaacatttaccacattctgaacatgaaaatggcttctccccagtgtgaattcttTTATGTTTAGCAAGATGTGATTTGTctgtaaaacatttgccacattctaaacatgaaaatggcttctcccctgtgtgggttctctgatgttTAGCAAGATCAGATTTCTGAGAACAACATTTTCCACATTGAGAGCATGAAAatcgcttctcccctgtgtgaattctcttatgtgcaacaagatttgatttatctgtaaaatattttccacatactaaacatgaaaaaggcttctccccgctgtgaattctctcatgtctcTTAAGTTTTGATTGACAATCAAAACatgttccacattctgaacatgagaatggcttTTCCCCAGTGTGAATTTTTTGATGCACAAAAAGATTTGATTtccgtgtaaaacattttccacattctaagcAAGGAAATTCATTTGCTTCTGTGTGACTTTTCTCACATTTAACAAGCTTTGATATATCTTTGTTGTTAAGAGATGATGGTATATCTAGGATAATTACTTGCTCTTCATATATATCTTGTGTGATATCACAATCATCTGCTTTAATATCTGAAGATATTCCATATCCCTTTAACCTTCTGAAACAGTCACCTGCCAAGAATAAAACTGATTATGTTTATTTCATAATATTGTATTGATATTTTAAAAGTATGTCTATATAAACATGTCCTTCCAAGTTGCAGGGCATGTAGCAAAACTCAATAAAAAGTAGAAAAATATGCAACAAACATAGACTTCTGCTAAATACTATGTCATGTGGCGTTATTAAGGCATTTCTTATTAACCATGCAATCATAAATTGACATTTCTTTGAAACTATGACAAATGCCTAAGTACACAcagtatagcatttcaaaaatcctATAATAATATGTCATGCATATACATTTAAAATGTGTAGAGGTTCTGATAGATAAGAGATTTCTGATTCATCATATGGCTGATTAATAGTCCACTTTTAGGATCAGAGAACCAACAAACTTATAAGCAAAATTTAAGCATCTACACTTTCACCTCAACATAAATGATAAGAATAGACTTTTACTGACTCAACACTGGATATCGATTTGACACTGGCCAAAATAGGTTGCCTAGTCTAAAAAAAAATCTCATAGTCTTCAGCCTTTAATTTAAACATTGCAAGGAATTATGGGCTTTGCTTCATGAAGTTCTGAATTTTATGGTCTCCAAAAATAGTCAAGAAGTCTGGGAGATATTGTGCAAAAGGACTATTAAttgctgacctacaaagccatccataacctgtctcctccatatatctctgaactaatctcccgatatcttccctcacgtaatctccggtcctcccaagacctccttctctcctccacactttttcgctcctcatccaaccgcctccaagacttcttccgaatatcccccTGGAATTCGTTggtccaacatgtccgactatcaaccacattcggatcattCAGATCCGTCAGACGGAAcctaaaaacccacctcttcaggaaagcctacagtctgcactgacccctctgcctcctcatcactaccggagatactgcctcaccaacaccggagctcctgcaaccctcaacctatcatCTCCTTCCccttaatcctgtagaatgtaagcccgcaagggcagggtcctcttccctctgtatcaatctgtcattattagtttgtttactgtaagtgatatctctaatttgcatgtaaccccttatcatgtacagcaccatggaatcaatggtgctatataaataaataataataataaataatagcagCTTTTATAATAATTGTGTGAGGTTCTGATGAAGAAATCTTCAATTAAGATTTCAGGATATTGTAATGTTTGCAGTGATTGTTAGGAGTTTATATGGTTTTCTGATTGTCGTTACTTAGATATGATCTAAGCTTGAAAACATTAT is a window encoding:
- the LOC138663953 gene encoding oocyte zinc finger protein XlCOF8.4-like isoform X1, producing the protein MDRGREKMMERILHITLEILFRLTGEDYTIVKTSSEHCRYPGSEEWDRSLSPITGPPLHLLIHEDINDQKILDLTYKMTELLTGEVPIRCQDVAVYFSMEEWEYLEGHKDQYKDVMMEVPQLLTSPVLSSERTTPERCPRPLLSQDCKEDNPNVPQNHQGEDLTHINTSETYERCDAWCKEEISIDNHVGDCFRRLKGYGISSDIKADDCDITQDIYEEQVIILDIPSSLNNKDISKLVKCEKSHTEANEFPCLECGKCFTRKSNLFVHQKIHTGEKPFSCSECGTCFDCQSKLKRHERIHSGEKPFSCLVCGKYFTDKSNLVAHKRIHTGEKRFSCSQCGKCCSQKSDLAKHQRTHTGEKPFSCLECGKCFTDKSHLAKHKRIHTGEKPFSCSECGKCFLVKSNLLAHHRIHTGEKPYSCSECGKSYSTKYNLAQHQKNHTR